The Flavobacteriales bacterium genome contains the following window.
TATAAGCACTTGATTTTAAAGCAGCCTACTGAATAGGATTTAGTTATGCATTAAAATCGAAAACTAGCATTAAGCTCACCATTTACATGAGGTGTTGTCGATTGATAATTTTGATAGATATTTCGTAAGCCAACCCCTACTTGTCCTGAAATACTAAAATGGTCATTAAAGTGCACCACCAACCCATTATTAACATAAGCTGAGATAAAATTGCTTTCAGCAGGATAATAATAAGAGCTATAATGAGGCTCATAATAATTATAATAATAATAGTTTTGATTAATCTTTCCTATACGAGTAGATAACCCTGTATAAAACGAAACTGTTTTCTGACCTAATGGATAATAGTTAACATCTAATCCTGTCTGCATTTTTGCATTATTACTATAATAATTATTTACAAAAGCTGCAGATATTGGAATTTTAATCCCCAACTTAGATTTAACAAATAAACGCTCATAAGAGATTCCAACTCTAGAAACGGTTAAATCTCCATAATTAAATGAGATTACATTTTTTGACTCATTATAATCCTGAGCAACTGTTTTAATTACTTCTTGCGAACCATTTTCATATAATATATTCGTGACTTCACGGTTTCTAACTTCATAAGATGGTCCTTCTAAGTTATCGTATTTTTTATAAGAAATTGTTTTTACACCAACATTTAAAACTTTTGCCTTTATACTGGTTTTATTTTTAAGGTTAATCACGTCCTGACTCATTAACGTTCCACTTATTAAAGCTCCTGCAATAACGATATACAACTTCATATTTTTGTTTTTTACCCTTATTAACGAACTATCTTTTTATTTATTGTCATCAACCAAACAAATACATTTATCTAAACATTAGTATTACTTATCAAATAAAAAGTATCATTTGTTTTGTTTTTTACTTTAATATGTTAAATTCGATTCTTATTAACAATAAATTAACAATTATGAAACAAATGATTATCCCATTGTGCCTATTTGGTAGTATTACCAGTTATGGCCAGGAGGTAATTGCAAGTGGAGGAACTTCATTTAGTAATTCAGATGGCTCCGTTGAATGGACCATTGGGGAACCCGTTATTGAAACCTTAGAAAGCAATTCTAATTTTGCTACTCAAGGATTTCACCAAACGCAATTGCAAGTCACAGCAATTGACGAAAGCAACACTTATTATGATGTTGCTGTTTTTCCTAACCCCACACAAGGTAACGTCGAAATTCAAATCAAAGACTTAACGGAAGACTTGAGCATCAAAATTTTTGATGTCGCTGGAAAATTGATTATGCAAAAGCCTTATCAAATGCACGACCAGACACAAACCTTTGATTTGAGTAAAATTGAATCGGGAAGCTATTACTTACAATTAACAGGAAAAGAAAAAATAAAAACATTTACAATTATTAAACATTAAGCCCTATGAAAAAAATTATACTTACAGTTGGGATGTTCATTGCAATGGCGGGAATATCTTATGCTCAAGCCCCAGAAGAATTTAACTACCAAGCCGTAGCAAGAGACGTCTCTGGAAATGTAATTCCTAACCAAACTATTGGAGTAGAAATTTCCATTTTAGAAAGTTCAAGTAGCGGAACAGTTATCTATACAGAAACACACGCTCCAACTACTAACAATTTTGGTTTACTCAACCTTAATATCGGTAGGGGGACTATTGTTTCAGGAACATTTAACACCATTGATTGGGCCAACAACAACTATTTTGTTCAGATTAGTATGGACATGACAGGAGGAACAAATTACAATATTATGGGGACTTCTCAATTGATCTCTGTCCCTTATGCTTTACACGCAAAGACTGCTAACTCTGTTGCCAATGACATGGTAGATGATGCTGATGCTGACCCAACCAATGAGCTTCAAACATTAACAATATCGAATGATACGATATATATATCTAATGGAAATCATGCACTCTTACCTTCAGCTGTTGACACAGATGAACAGACGCTTATGTTGAGCAATGATTCCTTATTTATTTCTAATGGAAATGGAGTCTCATTAAGTACTTATGCTGTTGACATGGTCGATGATGCAGATAATGATCCTACTAATGAAATTGAAACATGGAGCACTTTATCGGGAATTCCTGCAGACTTAGCTGACGGCATCGATAATGTAGATGACGCAGATGCTGATCCTAGTAACGAGCTTCAAGACATTTCTCTTTCAGGAACAAACTTATCCATTACAAGTGGTTCGACTGTTGACTTATCGGCTTTACAAGATGGCGTAAATGATGCGGATGCTAACCCTACTAACGAGATTCAGGACATCTCTTTAACCGGAACAAACTTATCCATTACGAGTGGTTCGACTGTTGACTTATCGGCTTTACAAGATGGTGTAAATGACGCAGATGCGGATGCTACGAATGAAATTCAGGACATCTCTTTAACTGGAACAAACTTATCCATTACAAGTGGTTCGACTGTTGACTTATCAGCT
Protein-coding sequences here:
- a CDS encoding MSCRAMM family adhesin SdrC, translated to MKKIILTVGMFIAMAGISYAQAPEEFNYQAVARDVSGNVIPNQTIGVEISILESSSSGTVIYTETHAPTTNNFGLLNLNIGRGTIVSGTFNTIDWANNNYFVQISMDMTGGTNYNIMGTSQLISVPYALHAKTANSVANDMVDDADADPTNELQTLTISNDTIYISNGNHALLPSAVDTDEQTLMLSNDSLFISNGNGVSLSTYAVDMVDDADNDPTNEIETWSTLSGIPADLADGIDNVDDADADPSNELQDISLSGTNLSITSGSTVDLSALQDGVNDADANPTNEIQDISLTGTNLSITSGSTVDLSALQDGVNDADADATNEIQDISLTGTNLSITSGSTVDLSALQDGVNDADADATNEIQDISLTGTNLSITSGSTVDLSALQDGVNDADANPT
- a CDS encoding T9SS type A sorting domain-containing protein — protein: MKQMIIPLCLFGSITSYGQEVIASGGTSFSNSDGSVEWTIGEPVIETLESNSNFATQGFHQTQLQVTAIDESNTYYDVAVFPNPTQGNVEIQIKDLTEDLSIKIFDVAGKLIMQKPYQMHDQTQTFDLSKIESGSYYLQLTGKEKIKTFTIIKH